A region from the Cannabis sativa cultivar Pink pepper isolate KNU-18-1 chromosome 9, ASM2916894v1, whole genome shotgun sequence genome encodes:
- the LOC133031358 gene encoding uncharacterized protein LOC133031358 gives MNYYTKWVDVEPLMHIAAKQVVSFVNRFIIFSFGVPYKIITNNGTQFGDLIGVYYDERGIHRGFLAVVHPQANGQVEGTNKVIMKNLKTRLEKLKGAWVEELLNILWAYRTTPVQLLEKPHSP, from the coding sequence ATGAACTACTATACCAAGTGGGTAGATGTTGAGCCTCTGATGCACATAGCAGCCAAACAAGTCGTTTCCTTCGTCAATAGGTTCATCATTTTTTCGTTTGGGGTCCCCTATAAGATCATCACTAATAATGGGACTCAATTTGGTGACTTGATAGGAGTTTACTACGATGAGAGGGGAATACACAGAGGATTTTTGGCTGTGGTACACCCTCAGGCCAATGGTCAGGTGGAGGGCACCAACAAGGTGATCATGAAAAACCTTAAGACCAGGCTGGAAAAGCTCAAGGGAGCATGGGTGGAGGAGCTCCTCAATATACTGTGGGCTTACAGAACCACCCCTGTACAACTGCTGGAGAAACCCCATTCGCCCTAG